Below is a genomic region from Triticum dicoccoides isolate Atlit2015 ecotype Zavitan unplaced genomic scaffold, WEW_v2.0 scaffold84946, whole genome shotgun sequence.
TGTACATAGCTTAATGCAAGGTTTTCATGGCATCGCTCACACATCAGACCAAGTGATCTTGAACACTCCAATCTCCTCCTTGAGCCCCAGCGCCTTCCACACGGCCGGTGACGCGTCTACGTCATTGTATGGGCACGGTGGCTCGAAGTTGTGCTCGGCGTCGCAGCCGTACACCGAGTCGCACTCGTCGACGACCTTGGCCAGCACGGCACGCCCGTTCCCGTTGATGCGGATCATCTTGTTGCACCTGCGCTTGCCGTCCAGGCGCAACCACCCCGTTGACAGCGCCACCACCAGCTCGGTGTCCTTGTGGAAGCGGTTGTCGCAGAACGATTTGCCGCCGCCGTCTCCACCTTGTGCGAAGCTGTTCAGAGTTAGGATCGCTGGCGTGTCGG
It encodes:
- the LOC119348097 gene encoding putative ripening-related protein 4 → MAKLKKLLAIFALVMLLSQLRVHGVSVSVSSSANVTTEAKHLHGRCHISGFLHGKAGDCNRDHGSVCCKDGHRYPQFRCSPPVSADTPAILTLNSFAQGGDGGGKSFCDNRFHKDTELVVALSTGWLRLDGKRRCNKMIRINGNGRAVLAKVVDECDSVYGCDAEHNFEPPCPYNDVDASPAVWKALGLKEEIGVFKITWSDV